A genome region from Perca fluviatilis chromosome 20, GENO_Pfluv_1.0, whole genome shotgun sequence includes the following:
- the tpp1 gene encoding tripeptidyl-peptidase 1 has translation MNTLVTFSIPLLFSSLVWSGYLEYDQDVLIPDDWTHVGRVDPTEELELTFALKQQNTDLLEEILTLVSDPDSAQYGKHLTLEEVSSLVHPSELTQKVVHHWLQSHGITNCLTVRTRDFLQCTMTAEVAETLLPGSKFHRYIRDSNSLVRSSAPYSVHDDVHQHLDFVGGLHRLPPKGQDLNKASSNRKQKQSKAGVHLGVTPAILRARYNLTATDVGTAQNNSQAVAQFLEQYYSPADLAEFMGIYGRSFKHLSQVDRVVGTQGAGKAGVEASLDIEYIMSTGANISTWIFTNPGRHESQEPFLQWMVLLSNMSDLPWVHTISYGDDEDSLSTAYMMRINTEFMKAGVRGISLLFASGDSGAGCRHLGKEQNSFRPSFPASSPYVTTVGGTSFKNPFKVTYEVTDYISGGGFSNVFKMPDYQASAVDGYLKTVTATLPPQSYFNTSGRAYPDMAALSDNYWVVINRVPVPWVSGTSASTPVVGGMLSLINDQRLLKGMPALGFLNPRLYKLKGQALFDVTEGCHLSCLDEQVQGKGFCAAPSWDPVTGWGTPNYPALLAVLLAE, from the exons ATGAACACACT GGTGACCTTCTCCATCCCCTTGTTATTCAGCTCGTTGGTCTGGAGTGGATATCTGGAATATGACCAAGATGTCTT GATACCAGACGACTGGACTCATGTGGGTCGGGTGGACCCAACAGAGGAGCTGGAGCTGACCTTTGCCCTGAAGCAGCAAAACACTGACTTGCTGGAGGAAATACTCACACTGGTGTCGGACCCTGACTCAGCACAATATG GTAAACACCTTACCCTGGAGGAAGTATCCTCCCTTGTGCATCCGTCTGAACTGACCCAGAAAGTGGTGCATCACTGGCTGCAGAGTCATGGGATTACAAACTGCCTGACTGTACGCACTAGGGACTTTTTACAGTGCACGATGACTGCAGA GGTTGCAGAGACGCTGCTTCCGGGTAGCAAGTTCCACCGTTACATCAGGGACAGCAATTCTCTGGTGAGGTCTTCAGCGCCGTACTCTGTTCATGATGATGTTCACCAGCACCTGGACTTTG TTGGAGGGCTTCACCGCCTCCCTCCTAAAGGGCAGGACCTCAACAAAGCCTCTTCTAACAGGAAGCAAAAGCAGTCTAAGGCAGGGGTGCACCTGGGAGTGACTCCCGCCATCTTAAGGGCCCGCTATAACCTCACAGCAACTGATGTGGGAACAGCTCAGAACAACAGCCAGGCTGTAGCTCAG ttcTTGGAGCAGTACTACAGCCCTGCAGACCTGGCAGAGTTTATGGGCATTTATGGCAGGAGCTTCAAGCATCTCTCTCAGGTGGACCGGGTTGTAGGCACTCAAGGAGCAGGAAAGGCTGGCGTGGAGGCCAGTCTGGATATAGAGTACATCATGAGCACAGGGGCAAACATCTCCACGTGGATCTTCACCAATCCAG GTCGTCATGAGTCCCAGGAGCCTTTCCTCCAGTGGATGGTTTTGCTCAGCAACATGTCTGACCTGCCCTGGGTTCACACTATCAGCTACGGAGACGATGAAGACAGCTTGTCTACTGCGTACATGATGCGCATCAACACAGAGTTTATGAAGGCTGGCGTCAGGGGAATCTCTTTGCTTTTTGCTTCTG GTGACAGCGGTGCAGGCTGCAGACATTTGGGTAAAGAACAAAACTCTTTCAGGCCAAGTTTTCCTGCATCAAG CCCATATGTGACTACAGTAGGAGGAACCTCATTCAAGAACCCATTTAAGGTTACATATGAAGTCACAGATTACATCAGTGGAGGAGGCTTCAGCAACGTCTTCAAGATGCCCGACTACCAG GCCAGTGCAGTGGATGGGTATCTGAAGACTGTAACAGCAACCCTCCCTCCTCAGTCATATTTCAATACCAGCGGCAGGGCCTATCCGGACATGGCTGCCCTGTCGGATAACTACTGGGTGGTAATCAACAGAGTACCTGTCCCCTGGGTGTCTGGGACCTCG GCATCAACCCCTGTGGTCGGAGGCATGCTGTCTCTCATCAATGACCAACGGCTGCTAAAGGGCATGCCTGCCCTGGGCTTCCTCAACCCTCGCCTCTACAAGCTCAAAGGACAAGCTCTCTTTGAT GTGACTGAAGGCTGTCACCTGAGCTGTCTGGACGAACAGGTTCAGGGTAAAGGTTTCTGTGCTGCACCATCGTGGGATCCTGTTACAGGCTGGGGGACACCAAACTACCCTGCACTGCTGGCTGTCCTGCTAGCTGAGTGA